A part of Vigna radiata var. radiata cultivar VC1973A chromosome 11, Vradiata_ver6, whole genome shotgun sequence genomic DNA contains:
- the LOC106777828 gene encoding uncharacterized protein LOC106777828 — MGTRSLFMAKTHIDSISLRVVNDFVWVNMLWAFGSLRVFLCKYVLYVLGLVLRYIFRFLHLGDAKDEAIDQKVPHVERNKLSDSEIDGFREELASFLFWSDDFQENECSTLSMEIAPESEKRDVGNKCSVLMDTHCDVHEDGMKTEVPVKSFVSKEIEFDIGEAGMSVTHEDGTEAERETEEFVSMETNSDVQKVGDDEAEISISTEYNSDLDQGSVEREEEIEEPASGEIDPVVHEEVMKIDGNETSSDVLMENISEETVNGDGEKIEENEVSVFNEQESNAHGDDTEREEKEENSYGCVSLNTNSVTTTSKCEYLSGKDISGFMEEPTTLRFSFREFYMGPDVSTVSDNAYASTEIIADKEFSEFCSEKDPVSQAQTENSVQDQVSPSSTHIPLHFESEMFGGSDSSDEDYFLYNENSVTSDSESESSSSSGVIWGNSNKIDDSIVCQFLGGKNGGEGFEPEILKLIMREEREGDAEAKQSSCDGRISELSARGIYSEDGYVEMEPYMKGLKPLSAHGFGCKDSAKVVVRDKKEEFRNELEKREETRWEDELSNSESDEGDFEWEHDDLVEQLRLELKNSRQGGLATILEEEEEVDEEEEVVVVVVGEEEEERVSSRVVQDPNPVEIEEKIEHKDQIDEILQVYKSYEEKMKKLDILNYQTMHALGLLQLKDPLKLISIPKSSIQGAKPVISQNLWPRKASKNSSDPLIKLVHELHRDLELVYVGQVCLSWEILCWQHKKALELQQYDSQRSHSHRYNQVAGEFQLFQVLVQRFIENEPFQGPRLQNYVKNRCVIRNLLHVPGIKEDDKGYEEEDAAIASGRLAEIIKESMRVFWEFVRADKDYGNVIFKASQHHRIDLNDPMIPGLMVEIKAQLQKKERRLKDIVRTGNCIVKKFQKHHEDELDHEQLVAQVGLRLISRVLNMTKLKKEQVIWCKEKLHRIKFLSRKIVQVEPSFLLFPC, encoded by the exons ATGGGAACAAGGAGCCTCTTTATGGCTAAGACCCACATTGATTCCATCAGCCTACGAGTTGTGAATGATTTTGTTTGGGTGAACATGTTGTGGGCCTTTGGTTCTCTGCGGGTGTTCCTTTGCAAATATGTGCTCTATGTTTTGGGATTGGTGCTCAGATACATCTTCAG GTTTCTTCATCTGGGAGATGCAAAAGATGAGGCTATTGATCAGAAAGTACCACATGTGGAGAGGAACAAGCTTTCTGATTCTGAGATTGATGGGTTCCGAGAGGAGCTGGCAAGTTTTCTGTTTTGGAGTGATGATTTTCAGGAAAATGAGTGCTCTACCCTTTCCATGGAGATTGCTCCTGAAAGTGAGAAAAGAGATGTAGGAAATAAGTGCTCGGTTCTGATGGACACCCACTGTGATGTTCATGAAGATGGGATGAAAACCGAGGTGCCCGTGAAGAGCTTTGtttcaaaagaaattgaatttgacATTGGTGAAGCTGGTATGAGTGTTACTCATGAAGATGGCACGGAAGCAGAAAGAGAAACAGAGGAGTTTGTTTCCATGGAAACTAACTCAGATGTTCAAAAGGTTGGTGATGATGAAGCCGAGATTTCTATTTCGACAGAGTATAACTCTGATCTCGATCAAGGAAGTGTGGAGAGAGAAGAGGAAATAGAAGAACCTGCGTCTGGGGAGATTGACCCTGTTGTTCACGAAGAAGTGATGAAAATCGATGGAAATGAAACAAGCAGCGATGTTTTAATGGAGAATATCTCCGAAGAAACTGTAAATGGCGATGgggagaaaatagaagaaaatgagGTCTCTGTTTTCAATGAACAAGAGTCCAATGCTCATGGTGATGATacagagagagaagaaaaagaagaaaattcataTGGGTGTGTCTCTTTGAACACTAACTCTGTAACAACCACAAGTAAATGCGAGTACTTATCAGGGAAAGATATAAGTGGGTTCATGGAGGAACCAACAACATTGAGGTTCAGTTTTCGAGAATTTTACATGGGTCCAGATGTTTCAACCGTTTCTGATAATGCATATGCCAGCACCGAAATTATTGCCGACAAGGAATTTTCGGAGTTTTGTTCAGAGAAAGACCCTGTATCTCAAGCACAGACAGAGAACTCTGTTCAAGATCAGGTTTCACCTTCTTCCACCCATATTCCACTTCACTTTGAGAGTGAGATGTTTGGTGGATCCGATTCATCCGATGaagattattttctttacaacGAAAACTCAGTCACTTCTGATTCAGAGTCAGAGTCATCAAGCTCAAGTGGTGTAATCTGGGGCAACAGCAACAAAATTGATGATTCAATTGTTTGCCAGTTTCTGGGAGGTAAAAATGGTGGTGAAGGGTTTGAACCTGAGATTCTGAAGCTGATAATGAGAGAGGAAAGGGAAGGAGATGCAGAGGCAAAGCAATCTTCATGTGATGGAAGGATTTCAGAGTTGAGTGCTCGTGGCATTTATTCTGAAGATGGGTATGTGGAAATGGAACCCTACATGAAGGGTTTGAAGCCCTTAAGTGCACATGGTTTTGGTTGTAAAGACTCTGCCAAAGTAGTGGTCAGAGACAAAAAAGAGGAATTCAGGAATGAgttggagaaaagagaagaaactagaTGGGAGGATGAATTGAGTAATTCAGAATCTGACGAGGGTGACTTTGAATGGGAGCATGATGATCTGGTGGAACAACTGAGATTGGAATTGAAAAATTCAAGGCAAGGAGGACTTGCCACAATTttagaagaagaggaggaggtaGACGAAGAGGAagaggtggtggtggtagtggtgggagaggaagaggaggaaagagTATCCTCAAGAGTTGTTCAAGATCCAAACCCAGtggaaattgaagagaaaattgAACACAAGGATCAAATTGATGAAATTCTACAAGTTTACAAGAGCTAtgaagagaagatgaagaaactTGATATTTTGAATTACCAGACCATGCATGCATTAG GTCTGCTCCAACTAAAAGACCCTctcaaattaatttcaatacCAAAGTCTTCCATCCAAGGTGCAAAGCCTGTAATCTCTCAGAACTTGTGGCCACGCAAAGCATCAAAGAACTCATCTGACCCATTGATAAAGTTGGTGCATGAACTGCATAGAGATTTGGAATTGGTATATGTTGGGCAGGTTTGCCTCTCTTGGGAAATCCTGTGTTGGCAACACAAGAAAGCCCTTGAGTTACAGCAATATGATTCACAACGGTCTCATAGCCATAGGTATAATCAAGTTGCTGGTGAGTTTCAACTTTTTCAAGTACTAGTTCAAAGATTCATAGAGAATGAACCATTTCAAGGCCCTAGGCTACAGAACTATGTCAAGAACCGATGCGTGATTCGCAACTTGCTCCATGTTCCAGGCATTAAAG AAGATGATAAAGGGTATGAGGAAGAGGATGCTGCTATTGCAAGTGGAAGGTTGGCAGAGATCATCAAGGAATCAATGCGGGTGTTCTGGGAATTTGTTCGAGCAGATAAAGATTACGGGAATGTTATCTTTAAAGCTTCTCAGCACCACAGAATTGATCTTAACGACCCTATGATTCCTGGTCTTATGGTGGAGATTAAAGCACAACTACAGAAA